In Chryseobacterium lactis, a single genomic region encodes these proteins:
- a CDS encoding putative toxin, translating to MRKILFCVFLFLMCFSQAQEKQKKKHTKEKEWVNPVKLTKEERSRPYMSEVLKTRDSLSPAEAERRRKNIEAGNPFKKYGYYPKVATLSKGKYLEFHDQDSIVTIGSVKFNVKKGEVVDFIEVDLEDPDAQPIGDTHGRWMSPDPLSEEFPSWSPYSMSFNNPVRFKDPTGLAPEDATECCWWLRLMPLFEESSIKPNIIETVTKTGEVGTKQSEAVTKAQQEHFNFGRYVEEKQLAEMGKEKNTKTYEYTDPKTGKTGKTIPDAMTDEGGTVEIKHVAKQSFTKQLRGQQEISKASGQEAILKINESAKLSEPLKNSGINIQRYTPPAKPKIDNLRVTPAPAPKLIPVPKPKDPCGGVPGCT from the coding sequence ATGAGAAAGATTTTATTTTGTGTTTTCCTGTTTCTTATGTGCTTTTCGCAAGCGCAGGAAAAACAAAAGAAAAAACACACAAAAGAAAAAGAATGGGTAAACCCCGTTAAATTGACAAAAGAAGAGCGATCCCGCCCCTATATGTCGGAAGTGCTTAAGACAAGAGATAGCTTAAGTCCTGCCGAAGCCGAAAGAAGAAGAAAAAATATAGAAGCAGGAAACCCATTTAAAAAATATGGTTACTACCCCAAGGTAGCTACATTAAGTAAGGGAAAATACCTTGAATTTCATGATCAGGACAGTATTGTTACGATAGGATCAGTAAAATTCAACGTCAAAAAAGGTGAGGTTGTTGATTTCATTGAAGTAGATCTTGAAGATCCGGACGCACAACCGATCGGTGATACACATGGACGCTGGATGAGTCCTGACCCCCTGAGTGAAGAGTTCCCAAGTTGGAGCCCTTACAGTATGTCCTTCAATAACCCTGTAAGATTTAAAGATCCCACAGGTTTAGCGCCGGAAGATGCTACTGAGTGTTGTTGGTGGCTACGTTTAATGCCGTTATTTGAAGAATCGTCAATTAAACCGAACATAATTGAAACAGTTACCAAGACTGGTGAAGTAGGAACAAAGCAAAGTGAAGCCGTAACAAAAGCTCAGCAGGAACATTTCAATTTTGGTAGATATGTTGAAGAAAAACAGCTTGCGGAAATGGGAAAGGAGAAAAATACCAAAACCTATGAATACACCGATCCTAAGACTGGAAAGACCGGAAAAACTATACCCGACGCAATGACAGATGAAGGGGGAACTGTGGAAATAAAGCATGTTGCCAAACAATCGTTTACAAAACAGCTTAGGGGCCAGCAGGAAATTTCAAAAGCAAGTGGACAGGAAGCTATTTTGAAAATTAATGAATCTGCAAAACTAAGCGAACCGCTTAAAAATTCCGGTATTAATATTCAACGCTATACGCCTCCTGCAAAACCCAAAATTGATAATCTTAGAGTTACACCTGCTCCTGCTCCTAAGCTTATTCCTGTACCAAAACCTAAAGATCCCTGTGGTGGTGTTCCTGGGTGCACATAG
- a CDS encoding DUF2314 domain-containing protein, whose translation MDNHITIEVDDKFIYNLYKASSTLWYFDQLIAGGFTGYNSIKFKDKNDVFVWLENIEIEGKYYKGVLAETGQPEIVLRKESVDWLLIDNQRLIGGYTIRHYYNMLSEDERVNFEIYCGYRIDHGNDFFRPDRSTPEGAIITLENFYNENNMEGILSCKDFYLEAENVMQEHNMDWDSEIHSKVVSVLRVSLLEDLENKGFPNFETIERVFNLIERRKDQELIEETLYYPDGFITVNKFWVGLTKDNGWKVLNLVE comes from the coding sequence ATGGACAATCATATAACAATTGAGGTCGATGATAAATTTATATATAATTTATATAAGGCCAGCAGCACGCTATGGTACTTCGATCAGTTGATCGCAGGTGGATTTACAGGATATAATTCTATAAAGTTCAAAGACAAAAATGATGTTTTCGTTTGGTTGGAAAATATTGAAATTGAAGGAAAATATTACAAAGGAGTTCTCGCTGAAACAGGTCAGCCGGAAATCGTTCTCCGAAAAGAATCTGTTGACTGGCTGTTAATAGATAACCAACGACTGATAGGTGGCTACACCATACGTCATTATTACAATATGCTATCAGAGGATGAAAGAGTAAATTTTGAAATATATTGTGGATATCGTATTGATCATGGGAATGATTTTTTCAGACCAGACCGTTCAACTCCTGAAGGTGCAATAATCACTTTGGAAAATTTTTACAATGAAAATAATATGGAAGGTATTTTATCCTGTAAAGATTTTTATCTGGAAGCGGAAAATGTGATGCAAGAACACAATATGGATTGGGATTCAGAAATCCATTCTAAAGTAGTAAGCGTGCTGAGGGTTTCTCTATTAGAGGATTTAGAGAATAAAGGTTTTCCAAATTTTGAGACCATTGAGCGCGTGTTCAACCTTATAGAGAGAAGAAAAGATCAGGAGCTAATTGAAGAAACGCTTTACTATCCGGACGGATTTATAACGGTCAATAAATTTTGGGTTGGTCTAACAAAGGATAACGGTTGGAAAGTGTTGAATCTTGTTGAATAA